One genomic window of Methanomassiliicoccales archaeon includes the following:
- a CDS encoding CoB--CoM heterodisulfide reductase iron-sulfur subunit A family protein has product MAQSKEGTIAIYICSEQDKMCDFIDLESIRDMLLREKDVVDVLIHHQLCAVDEIIKIVERYREHKPERVLLGCCQTATSERLRESLIEAGLNKYLYERVNLKELVMLVHIDRERSTRRAKSLLLSGLARLRRAKPLDDIVMPIRDSVLIIGGGIAGMASAKAIADEGFKVYLVEKEKRLGGRAYQLSTTFPTHECGICCMRYCKECVLTPKIPEIATHPNIEVMLNSNVTHISGRFGERHIEVESNGDMQEFDVGIIIVATGSKTFDPISLPEYNYDRLENVVTSMEFCDIMAKASTADFRRPSDNKIPKVVNFVLCVGSRDCHRANNYCSIVCCTYAIGSAKEFKLAHPETEVYIHFIDLRGPYRGFETLLLEAREAGVIFIRGRVAEIIDDDGEILLRVEDADAGELLNIHSDLVILAVGQEPSVGSEELGKMLRLQVDIDGFLKDFNPMYPEEIRKGIYVVGCAQGPKGIRYSIDDAKRTAFEVINLLNKGEISIDNLVAEVNEHTCRGCGRCVENCPFEAVELVEKGDEKIAQVDEMVCEGCGICSVVCCNKSITMRHYTRDSLLSQVRSVIKEVS; this is encoded by the coding sequence ATGGCACAAAGCAAGGAAGGGACGATAGCGATCTATATTTGCTCTGAACAGGACAAAATGTGTGATTTCATTGATCTTGAAAGCATCAGGGATATGCTCCTCCGTGAGAAGGACGTGGTCGATGTTCTCATACATCACCAACTCTGTGCCGTGGATGAGATCATCAAGATCGTGGAGAGATATCGAGAGCACAAGCCTGAGAGAGTCCTGTTGGGTTGCTGCCAGACCGCAACAAGTGAACGATTAAGGGAGTCATTGATAGAAGCTGGCCTGAACAAGTACCTCTATGAGAGGGTGAACCTCAAGGAGCTTGTCATGCTAGTCCATATAGACAGGGAGAGGTCGACTAGAAGGGCAAAATCCCTGCTGCTGAGCGGTTTGGCCCGCTTGCGGCGGGCCAAGCCGTTGGATGATATTGTCATGCCCATACGGGACAGCGTCCTCATCATTGGAGGCGGCATAGCCGGAATGGCATCCGCGAAGGCCATTGCTGACGAGGGTTTCAAGGTCTATCTGGTGGAGAAGGAAAAACGACTTGGAGGGAGAGCGTATCAACTATCTACCACCTTCCCAACCCATGAATGCGGAATATGCTGCATGAGGTACTGCAAGGAGTGTGTTCTTACTCCAAAGATACCAGAAATCGCAACACATCCTAATATCGAGGTTATGCTGAATAGTAATGTCACGCATATATCTGGGCGCTTTGGAGAGAGGCATATCGAGGTTGAATCGAATGGTGACATGCAAGAATTCGATGTTGGGATCATCATAGTGGCGACTGGCTCCAAAACCTTCGACCCCATTTCACTCCCAGAGTACAATTACGATAGGTTGGAGAATGTGGTGACCTCCATGGAGTTCTGCGACATCATGGCCAAAGCAAGCACCGCAGATTTCAGAAGGCCTTCCGACAACAAGATTCCCAAGGTTGTGAACTTCGTACTCTGCGTAGGATCCCGCGACTGCCATCGAGCCAACAACTACTGCTCCATAGTATGCTGCACATACGCGATCGGTTCGGCCAAGGAGTTTAAATTGGCCCACCCGGAGACAGAAGTCTACATACACTTCATCGATCTCAGAGGCCCATACAGGGGGTTCGAAACACTTCTTCTCGAGGCCAGGGAAGCAGGCGTGATATTCATCAGGGGACGTGTGGCAGAGATAATCGATGATGACGGCGAGATACTGCTCAGGGTGGAGGATGCAGACGCTGGAGAGCTCTTGAACATCCATAGCGATCTCGTGATCCTCGCCGTGGGTCAGGAGCCAAGCGTTGGTTCGGAGGAGCTGGGGAAGATGCTCCGACTGCAGGTTGACATTGACGGATTCTTGAAGGACTTCAACCCGATGTATCCTGAGGAGATTAGGAAGGGGATCTATGTGGTGGGTTGTGCCCAGGGTCCCAAGGGAATAAGATACTCCATCGACGACGCTAAGAGGACAGCATTCGAAGTCATTAACCTCCTGAACAAGGGTGAGATATCAATTGATAATCTTGTCGCTGAGGTCAATGAGCATACCTGCCGTGGGTGCGGTCGATGCGTGGAGAACTGTCCCTTCGAAGCCGTTGAGCTGGTGGAAAAGGGTGACGAGAAGATCGCCCAAGTCGATGAAATGGTCTGCGAAGGATGTGGTATCTGCTCGGTGGTCTGCTGCAACAAATCGATAACCATGAGACATTATACGAGAGACAGCCTGCTTTCCCAGGTTCGCTCGGTGATCAAGGAGGTCAGCTAA
- a CDS encoding hydrogenase iron-sulfur subunit gives MEGEAFDPVVVTFACNWCGYPAARLTGVQNIDYPSGIKIVRVMCTGRVDPAMIMKAFEYGADGVALVGCRMDECHFLEGNKKAKERVEAIKKILDYIGLDGGRLEAEWLAAAETKKFAKLTNDLVSKIKELGPNPIPRIGEMGEEEAVFDKDAIDDIISSTSAHDCVECGKCTSVCPVARFDEEFAPRRIVLRALEGVSDKLAEDKDIWSCITCEMCNAMCPYEVDYSEFIRRMRSEAVLLGGRHDSIIKECPQGGMLQSMMRIMAYTEKQNRLSWIPEDVRIQTTGDVFYFTGCLPHMDLVFRDRELDLTQTAVSAIKLLNHAGIEPVVSNNEVCCGHDLNWVGDEDSFELLMNKNIEAIKESGAKTVVFTCPEGLRTFDIDYRDILGDLDFEVMHISEFLLELADEGDIDLSSDNSGTVTLHESCRLGRHLGIYDPPRELLERAGIEIKEMENVRDKAICCGVSSFVACSESAQKMQLERIMEAKRTEAETLLTVCPKCRIHLSCAISKEIPCDRELVDIPIEDYTVYLARHLNL, from the coding sequence ATGGAGGGGGAGGCTTTCGATCCGGTCGTGGTCACATTCGCCTGCAACTGGTGCGGTTATCCCGCAGCGAGATTGACCGGAGTTCAGAACATCGATTATCCATCGGGAATCAAGATCGTTCGGGTGATGTGTACTGGGAGGGTCGATCCGGCCATGATAATGAAGGCCTTCGAGTACGGCGCGGACGGTGTGGCCCTCGTCGGTTGCCGCATGGACGAGTGCCACTTCCTTGAGGGAAACAAGAAGGCCAAAGAGAGAGTGGAAGCGATAAAGAAGATCCTCGATTACATCGGTCTTGATGGGGGTCGTCTGGAAGCTGAGTGGTTGGCCGCAGCCGAGACAAAGAAATTCGCAAAGCTCACTAACGACCTCGTCTCGAAGATAAAGGAACTCGGTCCAAACCCCATTCCGCGAATCGGTGAGATGGGTGAGGAGGAGGCTGTCTTCGACAAGGACGCGATCGATGATATTATCTCGAGCACCAGCGCCCACGACTGCGTGGAGTGCGGTAAGTGCACTAGCGTATGCCCGGTGGCCAGGTTCGATGAGGAGTTCGCTCCCAGGAGAATAGTGCTTCGAGCCCTTGAGGGAGTGTCCGACAAACTTGCCGAAGACAAGGACATATGGTCCTGCATCACCTGCGAGATGTGCAATGCTATGTGCCCCTACGAGGTCGATTACTCCGAGTTCATCAGGAGAATGAGATCGGAGGCCGTGCTGTTAGGGGGAAGGCATGATTCGATAATCAAGGAATGCCCCCAAGGTGGGATGCTGCAGAGCATGATGAGGATCATGGCATATACCGAGAAGCAGAATAGGCTCTCCTGGATACCTGAGGATGTGAGGATCCAGACAACGGGAGATGTCTTCTACTTCACAGGTTGTCTTCCCCACATGGACTTGGTGTTCAGAGACCGGGAATTGGACCTTACCCAGACCGCAGTGAGCGCTATCAAGCTTCTGAACCACGCTGGTATCGAGCCCGTGGTGAGCAACAACGAGGTCTGCTGTGGTCACGATCTCAATTGGGTAGGTGATGAGGATAGTTTCGAGCTGCTGATGAACAAGAACATCGAGGCCATTAAGGAGAGTGGGGCAAAGACGGTGGTCTTCACCTGCCCCGAGGGACTTAGAACCTTCGATATTGATTACAGGGACATACTTGGGGATCTGGATTTCGAAGTGATGCACATCTCGGAGTTCCTTCTGGAGCTTGCGGATGAAGGCGATATCGACCTCTCCTCGGACAACAGTGGAACAGTGACCCTTCACGAGTCCTGTAGGCTGGGCAGGCATCTGGGCATCTACGATCCGCCGCGAGAGCTACTGGAAAGAGCGGGGATCGAGATCAAGGAAATGGAGAACGTAAGGGACAAGGCCATCTGTTGTGGTGTCAGCTCTTTCGTGGCATGCAGCGAATCGGCTCAAAAAATGCAGCTCGAGAGAATAATGGAGGCCAAGAGGACTGAAGCAGAGACCCTTCTGACAGTCTGCCCCAAGTGCAGGATACACCTGAGCTGCGCGATCTCAAAGGAGATCCCTTGTGACCGCGAGTTGGTGGACATTCCTATCGAGGATTATACTGTGTACCTTGCTAGGCACTTGAACCTATGA
- the psmA gene encoding archaeal proteasome endopeptidase complex subunit alpha, whose product MQPGQMAYDRAITVFSPDGRLFQVEYAREAVKRGTTTVGLKFKDGVVLIVDKRIASRLMEPKSIEKIFRIDEHIGCATSGLVADARILVDQARVIAQISKITYDEKMGVEALVKRICDFKQNYTQYGGVRPFGTALLVAGVDEQGEHLFETDPSGALVSYKAGSIGAGRNSVMEVFEEDYQENIEMEEAILLGLKALLKATDEDKLNPKAVEIGIVRRDENFRQLEESEVESYISKLGSE is encoded by the coding sequence ATGCAGCCAGGACAGATGGCATACGACAGGGCCATAACCGTCTTCTCACCTGATGGAAGGTTGTTCCAGGTTGAATACGCTAGAGAGGCGGTGAAGAGGGGTACCACGACTGTCGGCCTCAAATTCAAGGACGGCGTGGTCCTGATCGTAGACAAGAGAATTGCCAGTCGCCTTATGGAACCTAAATCCATTGAGAAGATATTCCGCATCGATGAGCATATTGGATGCGCCACTTCAGGATTGGTGGCCGATGCAAGGATCCTCGTAGACCAGGCCAGGGTGATCGCCCAAATAAGCAAGATCACCTATGACGAAAAGATGGGAGTGGAGGCCTTGGTAAAAAGGATCTGTGATTTCAAGCAGAACTACACGCAGTACGGTGGAGTTCGTCCTTTTGGCACGGCACTATTAGTGGCCGGAGTGGATGAACAAGGCGAGCACCTTTTCGAGACCGATCCAAGCGGCGCCCTCGTATCATACAAGGCAGGGAGCATTGGTGCTGGCCGAAACTCGGTCATGGAGGTCTTCGAGGAGGACTATCAGGAGAACATAGAGATGGAAGAGGCCATACTTCTCGGTCTAAAGGCTCTTCTGAAGGCGACCGATGAGGACAAGCTCAACCCTAAGGCGGTAGAGATCGGCATCGTGAGGAGAGACGAGAACTTCAGGCAGCTTGAGGAGTCTGAGGTAGAGTCCTACATCTCGAAGCTCGGCTCAGAATAA
- a CDS encoding ribosome assembly factor SBDS, translating into MVSIEDAIIARLDTHGETFEVLIDPDVARALREGEDVNLSEHMAIEEIFRDSKKGDRASDEKMMEIFGTSDVLAVAREIILNGDVQLTTEQRREMLEVKRRRIINEIARNAINPQNNTPHPPQRIELAMEEAKVHIDPFKSVDAQVPIVLSKLRPIIPIRFEKSKIAVKLHGDDYGRCYEDIIFFGTILKEEWQPSGDWIGVVEIPAGTRDEFISKLKNKTKGSVETKLLT; encoded by the coding sequence ATGGTCAGCATAGAGGACGCGATCATAGCCAGGTTGGACACACACGGTGAGACCTTCGAGGTGCTCATCGATCCTGATGTGGCTAGGGCATTGCGTGAGGGGGAGGATGTAAACCTCTCTGAACACATGGCCATCGAGGAGATATTTAGAGACTCCAAGAAGGGTGACCGAGCCTCCGATGAGAAGATGATGGAGATTTTCGGGACTTCTGATGTGCTAGCGGTGGCCAGAGAAATCATACTGAATGGAGATGTTCAGCTAACCACCGAACAAAGAAGGGAGATGCTGGAGGTGAAGCGGAGGCGCATCATCAACGAGATCGCCCGCAACGCGATCAACCCCCAGAACAATACTCCCCACCCCCCTCAGAGGATTGAACTTGCGATGGAGGAGGCAAAGGTTCACATTGATCCCTTCAAGTCGGTCGATGCCCAGGTCCCTATCGTGCTCAGTAAACTCCGACCGATAATTCCAATTCGATTCGAGAAGTCGAAAATCGCCGTGAAGTTACACGGTGATGACTACGGGCGTTGCTACGAGGACATAATCTTCTTCGGGACCATCCTGAAGGAGGAGTGGCAACCCAGCGGAGACTGGATAGGTGTGGTGGAGATACCAGCAGGCACGAGGGACGAATTCATCAGCAAGCTCAAGAATAAGACCAAAGGGAGTGTGGAGACCAAACTCCTGACCTGA
- a CDS encoding RNA-binding protein, whose translation MNREVQRPVRELVVPGDLLDTGKLKAGNGTYVVDGNIYASQLGIKSVRSNYVNVIPLGGRYIPHQGDTVIGKVIDLGPSNWLVDINSPYPAPLHVNEVPWRVEFGDTARYLNVGDVLLSKILIVDETKRVQVTMKEPGLRKLQGGQIIEITHSKVPRVIGKGGSMIQMIKSYTNCRIFVGQNGRIWLDGEIDNIVYAIRAIKMIEEEAQTMRLTERVKEYLESVFGSE comes from the coding sequence ATGAACAGGGAGGTCCAGAGGCCCGTGAGGGAATTAGTTGTCCCCGGTGACCTACTGGACACAGGAAAGCTCAAGGCGGGCAATGGGACCTACGTCGTGGATGGGAACATCTACGCGTCCCAGCTAGGCATAAAGAGTGTTCGATCCAATTATGTGAACGTGATCCCCCTTGGAGGGAGATACATCCCCCATCAAGGAGACACAGTGATAGGCAAGGTAATCGATCTGGGACCATCCAACTGGCTGGTGGACATCAACTCCCCCTACCCGGCGCCCCTACATGTAAACGAGGTGCCCTGGAGGGTGGAGTTCGGGGACACGGCTAGATACCTCAATGTGGGTGATGTGCTTCTTTCCAAGATACTGATAGTGGACGAGACAAAAAGGGTGCAGGTCACCATGAAGGAGCCCGGACTTAGGAAGCTCCAGGGTGGCCAGATAATCGAGATCACCCACAGCAAGGTTCCCAGGGTAATCGGCAAGGGTGGATCAATGATCCAGATGATCAAGAGCTACACGAATTGCAGGATCTTCGTGGGCCAGAATGGTAGAATCTGGTTGGATGGGGAAATCGACAACATCGTGTACGCAATAAGGGCCATAAAGATGATAGAGGAAGAGGCCCAGACCATGAGACTCACCGAGAGAGTGAAGGAATATCTGGAATCCGTTTTTGGTTCTGAATGA
- a CDS encoding exosome complex exonuclease Rrp41: MGGNSDIKMIDENGLRLDGRKFNELRPIKIEAGVLKRADGSAYVEWGKNKVMAAVYGPRECHPRHLQDPAKGLVRCKYNMIAFSVSDRKRPGPDRRSVEISKIISEALEYVVFTEHFPRTSIDVYVEVLQANAGTRCAGLTAASVALADAGIPMRDIVPSVAVGKVNDTVILDLNKEEDNFGQADVPMAIMPRTGEVLLLQMDGHMTYDELQQAIDMGFEASQTIYELQKDALRRRYAVEDVADDDENGEEE, from the coding sequence ATGGGTGGAAATTCGGATATTAAAATGATAGATGAGAACGGGCTTAGACTTGATGGTAGAAAATTCAACGAGCTCAGACCTATTAAGATTGAAGCGGGCGTCCTCAAGAGAGCAGACGGCTCCGCCTACGTTGAGTGGGGCAAGAACAAGGTTATGGCGGCTGTCTATGGACCAAGGGAGTGTCATCCCAGGCACCTTCAGGATCCCGCCAAGGGACTGGTAAGATGCAAGTACAACATGATCGCATTCTCAGTCTCAGATCGAAAGAGACCGGGGCCTGACAGAAGGTCTGTGGAGATATCAAAGATAATCTCTGAGGCTCTGGAATACGTGGTTTTCACGGAGCATTTCCCTAGGACCTCTATCGACGTGTATGTCGAGGTCTTGCAAGCCAACGCGGGCACGAGATGTGCTGGCCTTACGGCTGCATCTGTAGCGTTGGCCGATGCGGGCATTCCGATGAGAGACATAGTTCCCTCAGTGGCAGTGGGAAAAGTCAACGATACCGTTATTCTGGATCTCAACAAAGAGGAGGACAACTTCGGGCAGGCGGATGTCCCCATGGCCATCATGCCCCGTACCGGCGAGGTCTTACTCCTGCAGATGGATGGTCATATGACATACGATGAGCTTCAGCAAGCCATTGACATGGGATTTGAGGCTTCACAGACCATCTACGAGCTCCAGAAAGACGCGCTCAGGCGCAGATACGCGGTGGAAGATGTTGCTGATGACGATGAGAACGGAGAGGAGGAGTAG
- a CDS encoding exosome complex protein Rrp42 yields the protein MARSIISDIKRDHIHKLIAKGKRIDGRSWDEFREISIETNFGENAEGSARVKLGNTDVLVGVKMDLGTPFPDTPDKGVLTTSAELIPLASPSFEPGPPDENAIELARVVDRGIRESGMIDVKSLCVTEGEQVWICFLDIYVLDFDGNLFDACMLGAVAALKSAMVPASRHDKGDDYPLPTTCTPISCTAVQIENSLLLDPTLDEEKVAAARLTVTTDENGDIRAMQKGLMGSLTRDQITTIIETSQRLGNELRKLIG from the coding sequence ATGGCACGCTCTATCATATCGGACATCAAAAGGGATCACATTCACAAGCTGATAGCCAAGGGCAAGCGCATCGACGGTCGTTCTTGGGATGAGTTCAGGGAGATCAGCATAGAGACCAACTTCGGCGAGAACGCCGAGGGCTCTGCCCGCGTGAAGTTGGGCAACACGGATGTGCTGGTTGGAGTCAAGATGGACCTTGGAACACCCTTCCCGGATACACCTGACAAGGGAGTGCTCACGACCAGCGCCGAGCTTATTCCACTTGCTTCGCCCTCATTCGAACCAGGTCCCCCGGACGAGAACGCGATCGAGCTCGCCAGGGTCGTGGACAGGGGAATAAGGGAGAGTGGCATGATCGATGTCAAGTCTCTATGCGTGACCGAGGGTGAACAGGTCTGGATTTGCTTCCTGGACATTTATGTCCTGGACTTTGATGGCAACCTTTTCGACGCCTGCATGCTAGGAGCAGTGGCGGCTCTGAAGTCTGCAATGGTACCGGCTTCCAGGCACGACAAGGGAGATGATTACCCGCTTCCTACAACCTGCACGCCCATCTCTTGCACCGCAGTACAAATCGAAAACTCTTTATTGCTCGATCCGACTCTCGACGAAGAAAAGGTCGCTGCGGCTCGTCTCACCGTGACCACTGACGAGAACGGTGACATTAGGGCCATGCAGAAGGGCCTAATGGGGTCCCTTACCCGCGATCAGATAACGACCATAATTGAGACATCCCAAAGATTGGGAAATGAACTTAGGAAGCTCATTGGGTGA
- a CDS encoding 50S ribosomal protein L37ae: MAKRTAKVGSAGKFGPRYGVRVRKRVRDIGNVKSGPHECPNCHHRSVKRVSVGIWECRHCETKFAASAYNPKTVRLVGAERKTRGGA, encoded by the coding sequence ATGGCAAAGAGAACTGCGAAGGTAGGAAGTGCTGGAAAGTTCGGACCTAGGTACGGTGTCCGTGTCAGAAAGAGGGTAAGAGACATAGGCAATGTCAAGAGCGGGCCGCACGAGTGCCCCAACTGCCACCACCGGAGCGTGAAGCGCGTCTCCGTTGGAATTTGGGAGTGCAGGCATTGCGAGACAAAGTTCGCCGCGTCCGCCTACAACCCCAAGACAGTACGCCTTGTGGGTGCCGAGAGAAAGACCAGAGGAGGCGCCTGA
- a CDS encoding DNA-directed RNA polymerase subunit P, with product MYKCGKCERPIRSNVNTVGMQCENCSSKIFYKERPNVKKVITGR from the coding sequence TTGTATAAGTGCGGGAAATGTGAAAGGCCCATCCGCTCCAACGTGAACACTGTGGGGATGCAGTGCGAGAACTGTTCATCCAAGATATTCTACAAGGAGCGGCCAAATGTCAAGAAGGTAATCACGGGTAGATGA
- a CDS encoding prefoldin subunit beta, translated as MNEISPKLQNQIAQFQQLQQQLQTILSQKLQMEAQLREVENTLEELGKVTDDAPIYKNVGSLLIKATDKDSVVKEIEDDKETLEVRVKTLNRQEKQMRERYQSMQDQLQKALGGAGAPPGMN; from the coding sequence ATGAACGAGATAAGTCCCAAACTCCAGAATCAGATCGCACAGTTCCAGCAGCTCCAGCAGCAGCTTCAGACGATCCTATCACAGAAATTGCAGATGGAAGCCCAACTCCGAGAGGTTGAGAATACCCTTGAGGAGCTCGGCAAGGTGACGGACGATGCCCCCATTTACAAGAATGTGGGTTCACTCCTGATCAAGGCCACCGACAAGGATTCTGTGGTCAAGGAGATCGAGGATGACAAGGAGACCCTAGAGGTCCGTGTCAAGACCCTGAACCGACAGGAAAAGCAGATGAGGGAGCGCTACCAGTCTATGCAGGACCAGCTCCAGAAGGCTCTCGGCGGTGCAGGTGCTCCTCCTGGTATGAACTGA
- a CDS encoding LemA family protein: MALEDLLPWIILGIVVIIVVVVILYFVGIYNRFQSLKNSSEATLGQIRVAMKKRLDMIDQLLGAVKSYAKFEKETLEKVTAMRAMVATADAGDLNEIERESRSLLGRLFAVAEAYPDLKTNTTVMDLMGAVRSVEEEIARQRYTYNNISQQFNTMRDVIPSNIIANMLGFEKLDYLEFEEEIETPPKIEF; encoded by the coding sequence ATGGCACTAGAGGATCTTCTACCCTGGATAATACTGGGAATAGTGGTCATTATTGTGGTTGTAGTCATCCTCTACTTTGTTGGGATCTACAACCGTTTTCAAAGCCTCAAGAACTCTTCAGAGGCTACCTTGGGACAGATCAGGGTGGCTATGAAGAAGAGATTGGATATGATCGATCAGCTCTTGGGAGCGGTGAAGAGCTACGCTAAGTTCGAAAAGGAGACCCTGGAGAAGGTGACTGCCATGAGAGCCATGGTGGCCACGGCGGACGCTGGTGACCTCAACGAGATAGAGAGAGAATCACGTTCCCTTCTAGGAAGGCTCTTCGCCGTCGCGGAGGCATATCCAGATCTCAAGACGAACACGACAGTTATGGACCTGATGGGTGCTGTCAGGAGCGTGGAGGAGGAGATTGCCCGGCAGAGGTACACTTACAACAACATCTCACAGCAGTTCAACACTATGAGGGATGTCATTCCATCGAACATCATAGCCAACATGTTAGGATTTGAGAAGCTCGACTACCTTGAATTTGAAGAAGAGATTGAGACTCCACCTAAGATCGAGTTCTGA
- a CDS encoding DUF2207 domain-containing protein has product MKGNQLIEKRQLAILLVVTFAISLAGVGLTSLIPPALEGDLVIDEYGASFSENGSLIESYAYEVKNSGQYRMLFRYWEEELSLTNLDRPYIEFLNMAIPSGSIGYIKDHNGEVTLFGSSDPSIRWTIQNLAFNNEVGIFDPGYFQAGTYSVEYSYMLHPTIEYDDQYAHLNIRLLDEHIPFRTLTIEYPSHYVQDVFPHPPSLSVKESGGEVVLSGSLGGNEGLGIELLLSLEAVDEMSGYPTFVEDVRGKTVAANPWYDILPYYAAWILYPLSIALVILTPFLFLVIYYIFGREKSFTVPEYLSFTPNPKMKPWAVNLLFKKDPMVFDQDGYYATLLDLHRKKLITITETADGQGVRIKLNNNASDDSYEQRVLDFLQDVSQEGVVDSEEIKYLATIAKSNHYAESRILRYQSVLSDVTRKSDPVLIDKYVVNGRKHVIPLLAVGVIMLIASIVVIALIPPQIGLLIPAIVLWIFMIVQTGIALSFPSTLFGHWKGDGYKEKLEWSAFSYFLTDLALIKQYAPSDISMWGEWLVYGTALGVGDKVEKVMKDLNISTPEAGVPLGVRAVFVPIFFYSPASPGGLAGGFGGGGFGGGGGFGGGGVGGR; this is encoded by the coding sequence CTGAAGGGAAATCAATTGATTGAGAAGAGGCAGCTGGCAATACTGTTGGTGGTGACATTCGCCATTTCGTTGGCGGGGGTTGGTCTCACCTCACTGATACCGCCTGCGCTTGAAGGTGACCTGGTCATTGACGAATACGGGGCGTCATTCAGTGAGAATGGATCGCTGATCGAATCTTACGCATACGAAGTGAAGAACTCAGGACAGTACCGGATGCTCTTTCGTTACTGGGAAGAGGAGCTCTCCCTCACCAACCTAGACCGCCCATACATCGAGTTCTTGAACATGGCGATACCTTCAGGGTCGATTGGATACATCAAGGACCATAACGGGGAGGTCACCCTCTTTGGGTCGAGCGATCCTTCGATAAGATGGACCATCCAGAACCTTGCGTTCAACAATGAAGTGGGAATATTTGATCCGGGTTATTTCCAGGCCGGCACCTATTCAGTAGAGTACAGCTACATGCTCCATCCCACCATCGAGTATGATGACCAGTATGCCCACCTCAACATTCGACTTCTGGATGAGCACATACCCTTCCGGACCCTTACCATAGAATATCCAAGCCATTATGTTCAGGACGTGTTTCCTCATCCCCCAAGTCTCAGCGTCAAGGAGAGCGGGGGAGAGGTCGTTCTATCTGGGAGCCTGGGCGGTAATGAGGGTCTTGGAATCGAACTGCTTCTCTCCCTGGAGGCCGTTGACGAGATGAGCGGTTATCCGACGTTCGTTGAGGACGTTAGGGGAAAGACGGTGGCGGCAAACCCCTGGTACGACATACTCCCTTACTACGCCGCATGGATTCTTTATCCCCTGTCAATCGCACTTGTCATTCTAACCCCATTTCTATTCCTGGTGATCTACTACATCTTCGGACGGGAGAAGTCATTCACGGTCCCCGAATACCTAAGCTTCACCCCTAATCCCAAAATGAAACCCTGGGCGGTGAATCTGCTGTTCAAGAAAGATCCCATGGTATTCGACCAAGATGGTTACTACGCCACTCTGCTTGACCTGCACAGGAAGAAGTTGATAACCATCACAGAGACGGCGGATGGTCAGGGAGTGAGGATCAAACTGAACAATAATGCATCTGATGATTCCTATGAGCAGAGGGTCCTCGACTTTCTCCAGGATGTTTCCCAGGAAGGAGTGGTCGATTCAGAGGAAATCAAGTATCTGGCGACCATCGCAAAGAGCAATCATTACGCCGAATCAAGGATACTCCGCTATCAGAGTGTGCTCTCCGATGTCACCAGGAAATCCGATCCTGTGCTCATCGATAAGTATGTGGTAAATGGCAGGAAGCATGTGATCCCCCTTCTGGCGGTCGGGGTAATCATGCTAATCGCATCAATCGTGGTCATTGCGCTGATACCTCCCCAGATCGGACTCCTGATTCCGGCCATAGTATTATGGATATTCATGATAGTCCAAACCGGAATTGCGTTGTCATTCCCTTCAACTCTCTTCGGACACTGGAAGGGAGATGGTTACAAGGAGAAGCTGGAGTGGAGCGCTTTCTCCTATTTCCTTACCGATCTCGCATTGATCAAACAGTACGCCCCCTCCGACATCTCAATGTGGGGAGAATGGTTAGTGTACGGTACAGCGCTAGGGGTGGGTGACAAGGTGGAAAAGGTGATGAAGGACCTGAACATCAGCACTCCCGAAGCTGGAGTTCCCCTAGGAGTAAGGGCCGTATTTGTGCCAATATTCTTCTACTCCCCGGCCTCCCCTGGAGGATTAGCGGGTGGATTTGGCGGGGGAGGATTTGGCGGGGGAGGAGGATTCGGAGGCGGCGGAGTGGGAGGAAGATAG